In a single window of the Hoyosella subflava DQS3-9A1 genome:
- a CDS encoding ABC transporter ATP-binding protein produces the protein MTQQLLPIARTAATARWLLREVLLRWRHSLLTLVVSTLAAAAAIVPIWVLGILVDRVRDGAPASGIGGLVAVMVAAALAAGVLSGIGYRLIASLGETVLADLREGFVDRALRLPLHQVEAAGRGDLLARAGDDVAVISRAVSNVIPTLMTAMLTTVLSIAAMVGLDWRLGLAGLAALPMYVLALRFYLPRSGPLYAEERVAMGERTQALVSSIDAAKTIRAYRYEEPRLALIDTASARARDIGITVFRLVTRFAARGNRAEFVGLASVLAVGFALVSNDTVTVGQTTAAALLFHRLFNPIGILLWTFDDIQSAGASLARLVGVVQIPAIGTRSRKITPPEPTDASLELRSIEHTYDGESFVLRGVNLHISPGERVAIVGATGAGKSTLAAIATGTLAPTCGDIRVGGVVLSDLGGQLRGHIAIVTQDVHVFAGSLADDVQLAAPEASDSEIRAALSAVGALAWADALPDGLGTRVGEGGHPLTAAQAQQLALARVLLADPAIVVLDEATAEAGSAGARDLEQSALAVTAGRTSLVIAHRLTQAMTADRVVVLEHGMITDEGPHAELVARGGHYSALWHAWSGQATGTPQHRPQVSR, from the coding sequence ATGACCCAACAGCTACTTCCGATCGCGCGCACCGCGGCCACGGCGCGATGGCTGCTGCGCGAAGTGCTGCTGCGCTGGCGCCACAGCCTTCTCACATTGGTGGTTTCGACTCTGGCGGCAGCCGCGGCAATCGTCCCCATCTGGGTGCTCGGAATCCTCGTCGACAGAGTGCGCGACGGCGCCCCCGCCAGCGGAATCGGTGGGCTAGTCGCAGTGATGGTCGCGGCCGCGCTCGCCGCGGGTGTGCTCAGTGGGATCGGTTACCGGCTCATCGCATCGCTGGGCGAAACAGTGCTCGCTGATCTTCGTGAGGGATTTGTCGACCGGGCGCTGCGCCTGCCGCTGCACCAGGTTGAGGCTGCGGGCCGCGGCGACCTGCTGGCACGCGCGGGTGACGACGTCGCCGTAATTAGCCGTGCTGTGTCTAACGTTATCCCCACCCTCATGACGGCGATGCTTACCACCGTGCTGAGCATCGCCGCTATGGTCGGCCTCGACTGGCGCCTCGGTCTTGCAGGTCTCGCTGCACTGCCGATGTATGTGCTCGCGCTACGTTTCTATCTCCCACGTTCCGGGCCGCTGTACGCGGAGGAGCGCGTAGCAATGGGTGAACGCACGCAGGCACTCGTCAGCAGTATCGATGCGGCCAAGACCATCCGCGCCTATCGGTACGAGGAACCTCGCCTTGCTCTGATCGACACTGCTTCCGCCCGGGCACGCGACATAGGGATCACCGTGTTCCGACTCGTCACCCGATTTGCAGCGCGTGGCAACAGAGCCGAATTCGTCGGGCTCGCTTCAGTTCTCGCGGTCGGTTTCGCGCTGGTCAGCAACGATACAGTGACCGTTGGACAGACCACGGCGGCCGCACTGCTGTTCCACCGCTTGTTCAACCCGATCGGCATACTGCTGTGGACGTTCGACGACATCCAGTCAGCTGGGGCAAGCCTCGCTCGCCTCGTCGGGGTTGTTCAGATACCCGCCATAGGGACCCGTTCGCGAAAAATCACGCCACCGGAGCCCACTGATGCGAGCCTGGAACTGCGGAGTATCGAGCACACGTACGACGGGGAAAGCTTCGTTTTGCGCGGAGTCAATCTGCACATCAGTCCTGGTGAGCGCGTCGCTATCGTCGGTGCGACAGGTGCGGGAAAATCGACTCTGGCTGCGATCGCAACAGGCACTCTGGCGCCGACGTGCGGTGACATCCGCGTTGGTGGTGTCGTTTTGAGCGACCTGGGCGGCCAACTGCGCGGCCATATCGCCATCGTCACGCAAGATGTCCATGTCTTCGCCGGTTCCCTGGCCGACGATGTCCAGCTCGCTGCGCCGGAGGCTTCCGACAGCGAGATCCGCGCCGCGCTCTCCGCTGTCGGTGCACTCGCGTGGGCTGATGCGCTGCCTGACGGTCTCGGAACGCGGGTCGGTGAGGGCGGCCATCCACTGACGGCGGCGCAGGCGCAGCAACTCGCCCTCGCGCGCGTCCTGCTCGCGGATCCCGCGATCGTGGTCCTCGATGAGGCGACAGCGGAAGCGGGAAGTGCAGGGGCACGCGACCTCGAGCAATCCGCGCTCGCAGTAACAGCGGGGCGCACAAGCCTCGTTATCGCGCATCGGCTCACACAGGCAATGACCGCGGACCGCGTCGTGGTGCTCGAACACGGCATGATCACCGATGAAGGGCCACACGCCGAACTCGTGGCACGTGGCGGCCACTACTCCGCGTTGTGGCACGCATGGTCTGGGCAGGCAACCGGAACGCCTCAGCATCGCCCTCAGGTTTCCCGATAG
- the narI gene encoding respiratory nitrate reductase subunit gamma, producing the protein MNTFLWLILPYVALTSFALGHVWRYRHDQFGWTTRSSQMYESRLLQIGSPLFHFGLLAVIAGHVGGLAVPKSWTQALGISDHAYHYLAVIPGTLAGIAVITGLVILLYRRITVSAVRKATTKGDIFMYAVFIFTVLTGMVNTVWENIVAGGYDYRETVSPWFRSVFMLSPDPDLMIGIPVSFQLHAIAALVLFTIWPYTRLVHVFSAPLGYLFRPYVVYRSKDVAKRGSSPYDRAWETANSRH; encoded by the coding sequence GTGAATACTTTCCTGTGGCTGATTCTGCCGTACGTTGCGCTCACTTCTTTTGCGCTTGGCCACGTGTGGCGGTACCGGCACGACCAGTTCGGCTGGACCACTCGTTCGTCGCAAATGTACGAGAGCCGCCTGCTACAAATCGGCAGCCCGCTCTTCCACTTCGGGTTGCTCGCAGTGATCGCGGGGCATGTCGGAGGGCTTGCAGTCCCAAAATCGTGGACACAGGCCCTCGGTATTTCTGACCACGCTTATCACTATTTGGCCGTGATTCCCGGAACCCTCGCTGGAATTGCCGTGATCACTGGCCTGGTTATTCTGCTGTACCGGCGAATCACCGTGTCGGCGGTACGGAAAGCAACCACCAAAGGCGACATTTTCATGTACGCGGTGTTCATCTTCACGGTGCTGACCGGGATGGTGAACACCGTCTGGGAGAACATCGTCGCTGGTGGGTACGACTACCGCGAAACAGTATCCCCGTGGTTCCGCAGTGTCTTCATGCTGAGTCCCGACCCGGACCTGATGATCGGCATCCCGGTTAGCTTCCAGTTGCACGCGATAGCGGCGCTCGTGCTGTTCACGATCTGGCCGTACACGCGGCTAGTGCACGTGTTCAGTGCCCCGCTGGGGTATCTGTTCCGTCCCTACGTCGTCTACCGGAGTAAGGACGTCGCGAAGCGTGGCTCGAGCCCCTATGACAGGGCGTGGGAGACCGCGAACAGCCGTCACTGA
- a CDS encoding ABC transporter ATP-binding protein, which produces MTSDPAAPQTGTAILRRTLRRHRSRLSGATALLSTHQAAETAVPIAIGLIVDYAIAVGDLPRLAFSLAGLGALFVVLSFAWRYGAQLLNVAYQRESHALRVEAARHILNPRGVSSSMATGEYITVSTSDADNEASILDAIPRGIAATVAIVFTAAVLVTIHVPLGLAVVIGTPVILAVLHAATPHLVRRTHAQQETVARTSAMATDLLSGLRPLRGVGGEAAASQRYRSASRRALEARISSATAQGAYTGASMTASSLLAVAVAAAAGWLALSGSLTVGQLIIVAGLAQFLLEPLSTLASVPGLIARARGSADRLALVLSAPPLLPAGERAALTPGALTVGEVKFRSLRSVSLTVAPGEFVVLFAYDPADGEALASVLSGQMAPSEYRGTVWINGVPIATAETNAARAVLLSEPHHTDLFAGSLRDNITLGRHSTNATNDVVLREALHASAADDVAELHRDGLDHIIGERGGTLSGGQRQRLALARALYVRPPILVLHDATTAVDAVTDQEIAQGVKAARSFTGQRLTTLVITTSPAFLSVADRVIVIKDGTVTSEGSHAVLITNDPAYRKAVAR; this is translated from the coding sequence GTGACCTCCGACCCCGCTGCGCCGCAGACCGGCACCGCGATCCTGCGCCGCACACTGCGGCGTCATCGATCCCGCCTCAGCGGCGCCACCGCCTTGCTATCAACACATCAGGCCGCCGAAACCGCCGTGCCGATCGCAATAGGGCTGATTGTCGATTACGCGATTGCCGTCGGTGACTTGCCGCGTCTCGCTTTCTCCCTCGCGGGACTCGGAGCGCTGTTTGTCGTGCTCTCCTTCGCCTGGCGCTACGGCGCCCAGCTGCTCAATGTGGCCTACCAGCGTGAGTCCCATGCGCTGCGTGTAGAAGCCGCCCGCCACATCCTGAACCCGCGCGGGGTTTCGTCGTCCATGGCGACCGGGGAATACATCACTGTGTCCACGTCAGACGCCGACAACGAAGCCAGCATCCTCGACGCCATACCTCGCGGTATCGCCGCAACCGTCGCAATTGTGTTTACCGCTGCGGTTCTCGTGACGATTCATGTCCCGCTGGGGCTCGCGGTCGTTATTGGCACCCCGGTAATTCTCGCGGTGCTCCACGCCGCGACTCCCCACCTCGTCCGTCGTACGCACGCCCAGCAAGAAACTGTCGCACGGACGTCCGCGATGGCCACCGACCTGCTGAGTGGGCTACGTCCGCTGCGCGGCGTCGGGGGTGAAGCCGCCGCATCCCAGCGGTACCGGAGTGCCAGCCGCCGAGCGCTCGAAGCACGAATAAGTTCGGCGACCGCGCAGGGTGCGTATACGGGCGCAAGCATGACCGCCAGCTCGCTTCTCGCGGTGGCGGTAGCTGCTGCCGCCGGGTGGCTTGCCCTCAGTGGCTCGCTCACCGTGGGCCAGCTCATCATTGTTGCGGGGTTAGCCCAATTCCTGCTCGAGCCGTTGTCGACCCTTGCCTCCGTTCCCGGACTGATCGCCCGCGCCCGCGGCTCCGCTGACCGTTTAGCACTGGTCCTGTCTGCACCCCCACTCCTCCCCGCGGGTGAGAGGGCTGCCCTTACACCGGGCGCCTTGACAGTCGGGGAAGTAAAATTCCGCTCCCTGCGGTCAGTCTCACTGACTGTCGCACCAGGCGAATTCGTCGTACTCTTCGCGTACGATCCGGCTGACGGTGAAGCACTCGCTAGCGTCCTCTCGGGACAGATGGCTCCCAGTGAGTACCGTGGCACCGTTTGGATTAACGGCGTACCTATCGCGACTGCAGAAACGAATGCCGCCCGCGCAGTCTTACTGAGCGAACCCCACCACACCGACCTCTTCGCGGGAAGCCTGCGCGACAACATCACTCTTGGAAGGCACAGCACGAACGCCACGAACGACGTCGTCTTGCGAGAAGCGTTGCACGCATCAGCCGCCGACGATGTGGCCGAACTTCACCGCGACGGACTCGACCACATTATCGGTGAGCGCGGTGGCACGCTCTCGGGCGGCCAGCGACAGCGCCTCGCGCTCGCCCGGGCCCTTTATGTGCGTCCCCCGATTCTCGTTCTGCACGATGCGACCACCGCCGTAGACGCTGTGACGGACCAGGAAATCGCGCAAGGCGTGAAAGCAGCGCGCTCGTTCACGGGACAACGGCTTACCACCCTCGTGATCACGACGAGTCCGGCATTCTTGTCCGTCGCGGACCGCGTGATCGTCATCAAAGACGGGACGGTAACCAGTGAGGGATCCCACGCCGTGCTCATCACGAACGATCCTGCCTACCGGAAGGCAGTGGCACGATGA
- a CDS encoding TM0106 family RecB-like putative nuclease, whose product MFLLPAAAGHEASNSNAPRVVYSATDLAVAAASEFDFLRTLDMKLGRYPAAAAIDDPMFARTAELGDAHEQRLLEKFVDQHGDKVVSLGRPMFTEEGLVAARAETFEAIDDNAPVIYQGTFFDGSFAGFCDFLVREDTSGGSAYAVYDTKLSRHARVPALLQLAAYADQLISAGVAVSPVMHLVLGDGTITDHRLSDVLPVYRQRRARLDMILTGHLAQNAPVAWGDPRYSADVRSDLAADEIARTRDVILVAGLTTVQRARLEWAGVRTLDELAALDPETTVPGISPHALARLRSQAGAQVEEERTGQPHYVVHNPAALRELPQPSPGDIFFDFEGDPLWAEDGSTDWGLEYLFGIVEAPDARIDHDPGVHTDFRAFWAHDRAEEKRALHAFLEYVAERRARFPDMHVYHYAPYEKTALRRLVGRHGICEAALDDLLRANVFVDLYPLVRKAVRVGKSSYSIKKLEPLYMGEHLRGGDVTTAGDSIAEYARFTGLAESGAAEEAAAVLASIEDYNRYDCDSTLHLRNWLARCAQSEGVPLAIPVVEAADDANGEFDTSPLEVQLLDYAGELPRMRRSAEQQTAAMFAAAMNYHWREDKPFWWGHFDRLTASASDLAESSEAFVVDGCDVVGDWAMGPRQRVPRRVLRIAGEAPHGATLRAGGDVFALYDAPSPQSARQPVPGARGFTTAKLLSSTRCHELGLPVSDECVYLEEKCPKGADPHSDAPVAITPGPPPSAQPLKDAIERVAESFAGQWPQIPRTAAVDVLRRIPPRTLSGAGPVAPTSPNETAAAIIATLCDLDHSYLAVQGPPGTGKTYTGSKVIAELVLKYGWRVGVVAQSHSVVENMLDCIVEAHVPGSQVFKPDNRLGSSLWTTLGSRNAIAGALEGCDGGAVVGGTAWTFANPNQVPAGSLDLLVIDEAGQFSLANTIAVSAAARNLMLLGDPQQLPQVSQGTHPEPVDESALGWLIGDHGTIPSEFGYFLERTFRMHPALCRVVSDLSYEGRLTSEESVTAARLLTGIPPGLKTITVPHTGNSTASGEEARVICAEIQQILGTPWRPKPSAAERPLEQHDVIVVAPYNAQVNTILAELRMAGLDRVMAGTVDKFQGRQAAVTVVSMTASAIEDVPRGMSFLLNRNRLNVAISRGQWLAMIVRSPTLTEFMPTTPHGLEELGAFLTVCEAGELSR is encoded by the coding sequence GTGTTTCTTCTTCCAGCAGCTGCCGGCCATGAGGCATCCAACTCGAACGCCCCCCGGGTGGTCTACAGCGCGACCGATCTTGCGGTCGCCGCGGCGAGTGAGTTCGATTTCCTGCGCACTCTCGATATGAAGCTTGGCCGCTATCCAGCCGCGGCGGCCATCGACGACCCAATGTTTGCCAGGACGGCCGAGCTCGGAGATGCGCATGAGCAGCGACTGTTGGAGAAGTTCGTCGATCAGCACGGAGACAAGGTCGTCAGCCTCGGCCGCCCTATGTTCACGGAGGAGGGGCTCGTCGCGGCACGAGCGGAGACGTTCGAGGCGATCGACGACAATGCGCCGGTGATCTATCAGGGCACGTTCTTCGATGGGAGTTTCGCGGGTTTCTGTGACTTCCTCGTACGTGAGGACACGTCCGGTGGTTCCGCGTACGCGGTCTATGACACCAAGCTCTCACGTCACGCGCGTGTACCGGCACTCTTACAGCTCGCAGCCTATGCGGATCAGTTGATCTCTGCGGGTGTCGCCGTCTCACCGGTAATGCATCTTGTTCTCGGGGACGGGACCATCACGGACCACCGTTTATCGGATGTTCTGCCTGTGTACCGTCAGCGGCGGGCTCGCCTCGACATGATCCTGACCGGGCATCTTGCTCAGAACGCGCCGGTAGCGTGGGGCGACCCCCGGTACAGCGCCGACGTGCGCAGTGATCTCGCTGCCGACGAAATCGCGCGCACCCGCGACGTCATCCTGGTCGCGGGTCTCACGACGGTGCAGCGTGCCCGGCTTGAATGGGCAGGTGTGCGGACGCTCGACGAGCTCGCCGCGCTAGATCCGGAGACGACAGTCCCGGGGATTTCACCGCACGCGCTTGCCAGGCTGCGTTCCCAGGCCGGGGCGCAGGTCGAAGAAGAAAGGACAGGGCAGCCGCACTACGTTGTTCACAATCCAGCTGCGTTGCGTGAACTGCCCCAGCCAAGTCCCGGCGACATTTTCTTCGATTTTGAAGGTGACCCACTATGGGCTGAGGACGGTTCGACAGACTGGGGGCTCGAGTACCTCTTCGGAATCGTGGAGGCACCCGACGCTCGTATCGACCACGACCCCGGCGTGCACACGGATTTCCGCGCGTTTTGGGCACACGATCGTGCTGAAGAGAAGCGCGCGCTGCACGCTTTCCTCGAGTATGTCGCCGAACGCCGCGCGCGTTTTCCGGATATGCATGTCTACCATTACGCGCCCTACGAGAAGACCGCTCTGCGTCGCCTCGTCGGCCGCCACGGCATATGCGAAGCCGCACTCGATGACTTGTTGCGCGCCAACGTCTTCGTCGACCTGTATCCCTTGGTGCGCAAGGCAGTTCGCGTTGGCAAGTCGTCGTACAGCATCAAGAAGCTCGAGCCGTTGTACATGGGCGAACATCTGCGAGGCGGCGACGTCACCACCGCGGGCGACTCGATTGCTGAATACGCCCGCTTTACAGGACTGGCCGAATCAGGGGCAGCAGAGGAAGCGGCTGCGGTACTCGCCTCAATCGAGGATTACAACCGGTATGACTGCGATTCGACACTGCACCTGCGTAACTGGCTCGCCCGGTGCGCTCAGTCAGAGGGTGTGCCCCTTGCCATCCCCGTTGTAGAGGCTGCTGACGACGCGAACGGCGAGTTCGACACGTCTCCGCTCGAAGTGCAGCTCCTGGATTACGCGGGTGAACTGCCGCGGATGCGGCGGTCGGCGGAGCAACAGACAGCCGCGATGTTCGCCGCGGCCATGAACTACCACTGGCGTGAGGACAAACCTTTCTGGTGGGGGCATTTCGATCGCCTAACGGCCTCGGCATCTGACCTGGCGGAGTCGTCTGAGGCATTTGTTGTGGATGGCTGTGACGTGGTGGGCGATTGGGCAATGGGACCAAGACAGCGTGTGCCGCGCCGCGTTCTGCGGATCGCTGGTGAAGCACCACACGGTGCCACCCTCCGCGCGGGAGGCGATGTGTTTGCACTGTACGACGCACCGAGCCCGCAAAGTGCGCGTCAGCCAGTCCCAGGAGCTCGCGGCTTCACCACCGCAAAGCTGCTGAGCAGCACACGCTGCCATGAGCTCGGCTTGCCGGTCTCCGACGAATGTGTCTACCTCGAAGAGAAGTGCCCGAAGGGCGCTGACCCACACAGCGACGCACCCGTCGCAATCACTCCTGGACCGCCCCCATCCGCGCAGCCCCTGAAAGACGCAATCGAGCGCGTCGCCGAGAGCTTCGCCGGCCAGTGGCCGCAGATACCGAGGACAGCCGCGGTGGACGTTCTGCGACGGATACCTCCGCGCACGCTGTCGGGCGCGGGCCCTGTCGCGCCCACAAGTCCGAATGAGACTGCGGCAGCGATCATCGCGACGCTTTGTGACCTTGACCATTCCTACCTGGCGGTACAAGGTCCTCCCGGTACTGGCAAGACGTACACGGGGTCAAAGGTAATTGCGGAGCTTGTCCTGAAGTACGGGTGGCGAGTGGGTGTGGTCGCACAGTCCCACTCGGTGGTCGAAAATATGCTGGACTGCATCGTCGAGGCACACGTGCCGGGATCTCAGGTCTTCAAACCCGACAACCGACTCGGATCATCTCTGTGGACGACCCTGGGGTCGCGCAACGCTATTGCTGGCGCGCTGGAGGGCTGCGACGGGGGAGCCGTCGTCGGTGGCACGGCATGGACGTTTGCCAATCCGAACCAGGTTCCTGCGGGTTCGCTGGACCTTCTCGTCATCGATGAGGCTGGCCAGTTTTCCCTCGCGAACACGATCGCTGTATCAGCGGCCGCCCGCAACCTGATGCTTCTGGGGGATCCGCAACAGCTTCCGCAGGTCAGTCAGGGGACCCACCCGGAACCCGTCGACGAGTCTGCGTTGGGCTGGCTGATAGGGGACCACGGCACTATCCCCTCCGAATTCGGCTATTTCCTTGAGCGCACCTTCCGCATGCACCCTGCGCTTTGCCGCGTGGTCTCGGACCTATCCTATGAAGGACGGCTGACAAGTGAAGAGTCCGTGACCGCTGCGCGGCTCCTCACTGGAATACCGCCCGGCTTGAAGACCATCACGGTTCCCCATACGGGCAATTCAACCGCATCCGGAGAGGAAGCCCGCGTGATATGCGCCGAGATCCAGCAGATTCTCGGTACACCCTGGCGCCCGAAACCCAGCGCGGCCGAGCGTCCGCTCGAGCAGCACGATGTCATCGTGGTCGCGCCCTATAACGCTCAAGTCAACACAATTCTCGCCGAGTTGCGTATG
- a CDS encoding tRNA-binding protein produces the protein MTLDQLGTIELRVGTILTVEKNLKARKPAYILTVDLGPLGQKTSSAQITDRYEPDDLVGRQVVCVCNLEPKRVAGVKSEVLTVGVYTADNTVTLVSVDHPVANGAPLA, from the coding sequence ATGACACTCGATCAACTCGGCACCATCGAACTCCGTGTCGGAACAATCCTGACAGTCGAGAAGAACCTGAAAGCCAGGAAGCCGGCCTACATCCTGACAGTCGACCTTGGCCCCCTCGGGCAGAAGACCTCAAGCGCGCAGATCACCGACCGGTACGAGCCCGATGACCTAGTAGGCCGACAGGTTGTATGCGTATGCAACCTGGAGCCGAAACGTGTCGCGGGAGTGAAGTCGGAGGTCCTCACCGTCGGTGTGTACACCGCTGACAACACCGTCACGCTGGTCTCAGTGGACCATCCCGTCGCTAACGGAGCCCCGCTGGCGTGA
- a CDS encoding NUDIX hydrolase, which yields MGKRPTENSEAARTPVLTDGVVTLRPWNDADIPAAERGHDEEIRRWTDAQSANTLTDAVKRGREEPDPERGVSLVIEHDGIAVGYVEVRRTADDTGELYWVLFAGQRGRGLATRALALLAEFAFEELGFARIEAHVDVENLRSIRLATRAGLRREGLLRKGRRQGEERRDTVVLARLADDPPLRDPGGFREILNAFLPRKRAISQMLIRDDADRVLLCELTYKRDWDLPGGVVEVGESPFLAVSRELQEELGIDVPAGRLLLTDWLPPWGGWDDAVCLVFDGGAHPSSLLDTMVADAKEVRTAEFCTLDEVRARCTDFTARRIESALHSLEGGGPQYTESGRT from the coding sequence GTGGGAAAACGCCCGACCGAGAACAGCGAAGCTGCCAGAACGCCCGTCCTCACCGATGGCGTCGTCACGCTGAGGCCGTGGAATGACGCGGACATCCCAGCTGCTGAACGGGGTCATGATGAGGAAATCCGCCGCTGGACGGATGCACAATCGGCGAACACCCTGACCGACGCGGTCAAGCGTGGGCGCGAGGAACCTGATCCGGAGCGCGGCGTCAGCCTCGTCATCGAACACGACGGAATAGCCGTCGGCTATGTCGAGGTTCGCCGTACCGCCGATGACACGGGCGAACTCTACTGGGTTCTGTTCGCAGGCCAGCGGGGCCGGGGGCTCGCCACTCGGGCGCTAGCCCTGCTCGCCGAATTTGCCTTCGAGGAACTTGGGTTCGCACGGATCGAAGCCCATGTCGATGTGGAAAATCTTCGTTCCATACGCCTCGCAACGCGCGCCGGGCTGCGCCGTGAAGGCCTGCTCAGGAAAGGGCGGCGCCAGGGTGAGGAGCGCCGAGACACTGTGGTGCTCGCCCGCCTTGCCGACGACCCTCCACTACGTGACCCTGGCGGATTTCGCGAGATACTCAATGCTTTTCTGCCCCGAAAGCGCGCGATTTCGCAGATGCTTATCCGCGATGATGCTGATCGCGTGCTTCTCTGCGAACTTACGTATAAGCGGGACTGGGACCTTCCAGGCGGGGTCGTGGAGGTCGGAGAGTCCCCATTTCTCGCCGTCAGTCGCGAACTACAAGAGGAATTAGGCATCGATGTACCTGCCGGACGGCTGCTGCTGACGGACTGGCTGCCGCCGTGGGGTGGCTGGGACGACGCGGTGTGCCTGGTTTTCGACGGCGGCGCTCATCCGTCCTCATTGCTGGACACGATGGTGGCCGATGCGAAGGAGGTGCGCACCGCTGAGTTCTGCACGCTTGATGAAGTGCGCGCCCGTTGCACCGACTTCACTGCTCGCCGGATCGAATCGGCTCTCCACTCGCTGGAAGGCGGTGGACCGCAATACACCGAATCAGGACGCACATGA
- the narJ gene encoding nitrate reductase molybdenum cofactor assembly chaperone, whose translation MSIIRGRRKRDDYTERDMRLVWRLCALLLDYPHPRTLVMLPDLVAAVARVPGPARAHLKSFLDYAQNTDQITLAGHYVETFDMRRRSSLHLTYYAYGDTRKRGGALLMMKQAYRSAGAEMDEQELPDYLPAVLEFASTIDARAGGRILARHRAVLELLRLSLHDSESPYAAVVDALCDTLRPLTTTDRAEIRVLAAEGPPEEEVGLDPYSIDPTVTAPELLPTPSFPGASGGHQ comes from the coding sequence GTGAGCATCATTCGCGGGCGCCGCAAACGCGACGACTACACCGAACGCGACATGCGGCTCGTGTGGAGGCTGTGCGCATTGCTCCTCGACTATCCGCACCCCCGGACCCTCGTGATGCTCCCAGATCTGGTCGCGGCGGTGGCGCGCGTACCCGGACCCGCACGGGCGCATCTGAAGTCATTTCTGGATTATGCGCAGAACACCGACCAGATCACCCTGGCGGGGCATTACGTGGAAACGTTCGATATGCGCCGCCGGTCGAGTTTGCACCTTACCTACTACGCCTACGGTGATACGCGGAAGCGTGGCGGTGCGCTGCTGATGATGAAGCAGGCCTACAGGTCGGCTGGTGCCGAGATGGATGAGCAGGAGCTCCCGGACTATCTGCCCGCGGTCCTGGAGTTCGCATCGACGATCGACGCGCGTGCTGGGGGCCGGATCCTGGCACGCCATCGTGCCGTCCTCGAACTATTGCGGCTCTCGCTGCACGACAGCGAATCCCCTTATGCCGCAGTCGTCGATGCGCTATGCGACACGTTGCGCCCGCTCACGACGACCGACCGCGCCGAAATCCGTGTGCTCGCCGCTGAAGGCCCGCCCGAAGAAGAGGTGGGACTCGACCCTTACTCGATAGACCCCACTGTCACGGCGCCGGAACTTCTCCCGACGCCCTCGTTCCCCGGCGCCTCGGGAGGGCACCAGTGA
- a CDS encoding SDR family oxidoreductase: protein MAFTQGSVFITGAASGIGRATALRFASEGYLVCATDVDEAGLRSLQTEAPKGSVTRAALDVTNADAWSGVLDDFMKRTSGRLDILVNNAGLLRAGNFVDLPLDAQQRVMRVNVDGVMNGCYAAYPYLKATPGAQVVNMCSASAIYGQAELAAYSASKFAVRGLTEALDIEWRSEDIRVFALWPLFVDTSMIATERTGSMTSLGVHLTARDVADKIFQTTRPARHPIPRPTHIPVGTQAALMFNSAQVTPLRLLRAVNRRIARK from the coding sequence ATGGCGTTTACACAGGGAAGTGTCTTCATTACGGGTGCCGCGTCGGGCATTGGCCGCGCGACAGCATTGCGATTCGCGTCAGAGGGCTATCTGGTGTGCGCCACCGACGTAGACGAGGCCGGCCTCCGGTCGCTGCAAACCGAGGCGCCCAAGGGGAGCGTGACCAGGGCCGCGCTCGACGTGACAAATGCAGACGCGTGGTCGGGCGTGCTCGATGACTTCATGAAACGGACGAGCGGACGCTTAGACATTCTCGTCAACAACGCCGGACTCCTCCGGGCCGGCAATTTCGTCGATCTGCCGCTCGATGCGCAGCAGCGCGTTATGCGCGTGAACGTGGACGGTGTGATGAACGGGTGTTACGCGGCCTATCCCTACCTCAAAGCTACGCCCGGTGCCCAGGTCGTGAATATGTGCTCGGCGTCCGCGATCTACGGGCAGGCCGAACTCGCCGCGTATTCCGCCTCCAAGTTCGCGGTGCGAGGGCTGACTGAAGCTCTGGACATCGAGTGGCGCTCCGAGGACATACGAGTATTCGCGCTCTGGCCGCTGTTTGTGGACACCTCGATGATCGCGACGGAACGTACTGGATCGATGACTTCGCTGGGGGTTCACCTCACCGCTCGTGATGTGGCGGACAAAATTTTCCAGACCACTCGTCCCGCGCGGCACCCTATTCCGCGCCCAACCCATATTCCGGTGGGAACTCAGGCCGCGCTGATGTTCAACAGCGCACAGGTCACGCCATTGCGCCTACTGCGCGCCGTGAACAGACGCATCGCACGAAAGTAG